In the Haloferax marinisediminis genome, CAGCAGAAGTTGCTCAGTGGTGACCGCGCGACGTTCGACGCGTTCTCTATCGACAGTTCCGGGGCGGGTGCGATTACCAAGGACAACAACGCCAGTCTAACGGTTCCGAAAGACGCCCTCGACAAGTGGGACGAAGAGAAGATTACTGAACTGTTCACGAACCCCGGAGAACGTGTGAGCTATCTCGGAGCACAGACCGACACGATTCTCGACGAACTGTGGGCCGACGACGGGAAGACAGAACTACTCTTCCCCCCACACGTGTACAACTTCGACGCAATCGGCCTGAATCCGAAACTGGTCGACGAGTCGGCAGTCAGCACGTGGAGTGCCCTGTTCGACCCACAGTACGAGGGGAAAGTGGCGATGGGTGCGACGTCAGCCATCACCATCCCCGAGGCACTGATGCACATGTTGGACAACGACATGATCGAAGGGAACGTTGGTGACTTGAACGACCCGACGACGGACCAACTCGACGCTGCAGTCGACTTCCTCATCAAGGAAAAGGAGAGAGGTCAGTTCCGGTCGACTTGGGTCGCCTACGGGAATTCGGTCAACCTCATGGCCAGTGAAGAAGCAGTCCTCGGTGACATCTGGCAACCAGCCTGTCTCGACGTTCGCCGGGCAGGAACGCCCTGCACGTACGCGACCATGAGTGCTGGTGTCCAAGGATACCGCTACTGGTACGGTGGCATCGCTCCACTGAACCCCGGTGCAACGGACCGCAACAACGTCGATATGGTTCACACCCTCATCAACGACGTCCACTACGGCGCGTGGTTCCCCGGATACATCCAGGGCTGGGGCTACTCCGTCCCGCACTTCCCGAACAAGGAACTCGTCCGTGACGGTTCCGATGATTCTGGTCAGGGAATGGGTCCCGAGTACTACGACTGGGCGTACGAAGGCAAGGCGACCTACCAAGCCGTCGACGAACCGGGGCTGTTCGACCCACAACAGTACGAGTGGTCGATGGAGGAAGGTGACCCGAGCTCAGATGGACAGGTGCGCAACAGTGGCCCTGTGGAAGAACGTATCGACCGTATCGGGTTCTTCCAAATCTGGCCCAGCAACGCCGACTACATGCTCGAACGGTGGAAGGACTTCACGAGCGCCTAGACGAATACGGAATCAAATTTTTGGATACGATATCACACAATGTCAGATAGCTACAGACCGACCGCAAGTTCGGAACAAGCAGAACAGCAACCAGAAGCCGAGAAAGGCATCCTCGAGCGACTGAAAGGGGTGCGTCTCGGAGAGGTTCAGGTACTTGTGGGACCAACTATACTGTGGTTCTTCTTGTTCCTGATCGCTCCGCTCCTCGTCATTCTCTATTACAGTTTCCTCACCTACTCGAGCTTCAACGTCGAGTTCACGCTGACGCTCGACGCGTGGGAGGCCGTCTTCCAACCGACTATCTACGACGTCTTCATCCGCTCGCTGCTCATCGGCGTGGCCGTCACCGTCGTGACGCTCATCTTCGGATACCCGTTAGCGTACTACCTGCGCTTCTACACCAGCCAGAATGGGGGTATCCTACTGTTGCTGTTCCTCGTCATCCCATTCTGGACCTCTGCAGTCATCCGTACCATCGGTTGGTACCCGATTCTCGGAAGGACCGGCGTGGTTAACAAACTCCTCATCCAATGGGGTCTCGTCGACGCGCCGATAGGGGCGCTCCTGTTCTCGCCATTCTCACAAATCGTCGGGTACCTCGGGGCCTACATCGTGTTCATGGCAGCACCCATCTTCATCTCGCTCTCACAGATCGACGAGGACCTGCTGGATGCGTCCGAGACGCTTCGCGGTGACCCAATCGATACGTTCAGATATGTTACGCTTCCATTAAGTCTGCCAGGTGTGGTCATTGGCGTCATCTTCGTGTTCGTTCTCTCTATCGGGGACTTCACCATTCCTCAGTTCCTCTCGGGAGGGAAAGGAACGATTACGACGCTCATCTACCTGTCTGTCAACACTGGTCTGAACTACCCCGACGCAGCAGCGCTCTCGATTGCGCTCCTCGTCATCATCTTCACTGTCGTCTACGTCCTGACGCGGTTCGTCGACATCAGTAAAATCGCACAGAGCTGATCGGCGAGCCTCGTCTGTTCTTCCTCTTCTGTTTCGAAAAAATACCGCAGTGAACTCAGTTTCCAGTCGTGAGTTCGTAGACTCCCACCTCGTCGAGTCGAGCGTGCCATCCCGGGTTGACGACGATCGTCGTCGTGTCTTCTTCGATGATGGCTGGGCCGTCTATCTCGGCGCCCGATGGGACGAGTGACCCATCGTAGACCGTCGTTTCGACGAACCCACCTGCTCGCTCGAAGTAGGCGTCGCGTGTCCCGGACTTCGCGTCCGACAGTTCATTGTCGGCCGAGAGAACGCCCTCCACGTCCGGTGGCGTGACCTTCCCGTAGGCGACGCTCTCGATGTTGATGAGGTCGACAGCGGTCTCTGGTTCGGCGTAGGTGTAGAGTTCCTCGTGGCGTCGGTCGAAGGCTTCACGGAGCTCAGAGAGCCACTCGTCGGTGATCTCTGTGGCCGGCATCTCGACTTCACACTCTTTGATCTGGTTCTGGTACCGCATCTCGAAGACACGCTTGAGACTGATGTCTTCGTCGCTGATTCCTTCTGTGCGGAGTTGCTCGACACCTTCGGCCTCCAGCGAAGCGAACACCGCTTCGAGGTCTTCGGGGTCGACGTCGGTGATTGCAGACGGGTAGGAGGCGAGCGTGTTGTGCTTGTAATCAGAGACGACCTCACCATACGCACAGAGGACGCTCGCCGTCTTCGGGACGAGAACTCTCCCGATGCCGAGTTCGTCGGCGAGCCCTGTTGCGTGGGCCGGCCCAGCGCCGCCACCACAGACCATCGTAAAGTCACGCGGGTCGTGACCCTTCTCGATGCTCACTTGGCGGATTCCGTCGACCATCGTCTTGTTGACGATTTCGAGAATCCCAGCGGCAGCAGTCTCGGTGTCGAGGTTGGATTCGTCGGCGATGTGTTCCGCGACGGCACGCCACGAGGCGTCAGCGTCGATAGCCATTCGCCCACCGAGGAGTTCAGTCTGGTTGAGGTAGCCGAGGACGACGAGCGCGTCTGTCGTCGTTGGACGCGTCCCTCCACGGTCGTAACAGGCCGGACCCGGGTCTGCGCCGGCACTCTCGGGGCCGACTTTCAACACCCCACGGTCCAACTGAGCGATGCTGCCGCCACCTGCACCGATGGTCTCGACTTGGAGCATCGGAAGTCCCATTCGATACCGCATGAGGTCGAAGTCCTTGCGAATCTCCGTCGACCCATCTCGTGTGAGACTGACGTCGAAACTCGTTCCACCCATGTCGATGGTGATGACGTCCTCTGAGCCGAACTGGCGTCCAAGGTGAAGGCCTGCGGCCGGACCACCTGCTGGCCCGGAGTTGATCGCGTAAGCCGGCCGTGCCCGGAGCGACTCGCTACTTCCGATTCCGCCGTTCGCCTGGATGTACCGAATCTGTCCGTCGAATCCGTGTTCGTGGAGATACTCGTCGACCTGTTCGACGTAGTTGTCGAGCGTTGGTTTGACGTATGCGTTGACGACAGTCGTGCTCGTGCGGGTGTACTCACGTACCTGCGGAAGGACAGTCGACGAGACCGATGTGTACACGTCCGGGAGTTCCTCTTCGATGATTTCGACCACGCGTCGTTCGTGTTCTGGATTCGCGAACGACCAGACCAGTGAGACAGCGACGGCCTCGACGCCTTCGTGTTTGAACCGTTCGATAGCCTTGTAGACGTCGTCTTCGTGGAGTGGTTCGTACTCGGACCCATCGGAGAGGATGCGCCCACGAACAGGCATCCGCAGGTAGCGTGGAACGAGCATCTCTGCCATCGGGTACTCCATGTCGTATCGGTGGCCGTCTTCTTTGTGCCCGAGACGAATCTCGAGTGAGTCCTCGTGACCCGCCGTACAGATGAGGCCGGTCTTCGCACCCGTGTGCTCGATAATCGCGTTCGTCGCCACCGTCGTCCCGTGGATGATGATGTCGATAGACGAGAGTAGTCCGGCGATGTCGGTGTCGAGGTCGTCGGCGACGAGTTCCAGACCATCACGGACAGCCTGTGATGGGTCTGACGGCGTCGATGGGGTCTTGTACACGTTGAGCGTGTCCTCGCCTGAAAGGACGAAGTCGGTGAACGTCCCGCCGCTATCGATTCCAAGCCGGTACATCAGGCGTCACCTCCGGCAGTGGCAGTCTCAGAACCTGCATTTCTCGCTTGCCGGACCTTCTCTGTCTCTTCTTCGTCGAGCGTTCCATCGTCGTGCATGACGACGCCGTACTCTTCGTACGCGCCGACCTGCGTGACGATTCCGTTTTTCACGTCCTCGACGACGTTTTCGACAGGGCGAGTCAGTGGGTCGCCCACGCCACCGCCGCCGGGGTTGTAGTTCCGACACCGCTCGCCTGGTTTCACACCGAAGATTGTGTTCTCTCGGTACTCTTCGATACTACCGTCTTCGTGTTCGTGTTCGACGAAGCCGAGTTTCGGTCGTTCGAGTGAGTTGTACGCCCCAAGTGCGTTCGGCGTCCCGTTCTTTCTGCCTTCGCCCCACATGATTATCTGCATCTCGTGGCCTCGCGGTTCGACCTCCCACACTGTCCCGCACCCGCCACGCTGTCTGCCCGCTCCGCCGCTATCTGGACGGAGTGAGTACCGGTGGAGGATGAAGGGGTACATGTGTTCCATAATCTCGACGTCGCCGCTGGAGAGCGCACCGAAACAGCAGAGTGGGCCGCGGGAGTGCCACCCGTCCATGTTGTGGGCGGCCCCCGCCCCGCTGATAATCGAGGCGAGAACCATCGTGGTGTACGCCTTCCCTGTCTCTGGCTTCGTTCCAGCGACGTTGACACCGCTCGTGTGTCCCCACGAGGCGACAGCACGCTCTGGGACGGCCGCTTCCAGGGCAGTTCGCACTGCATCGGTAATCGTCTCGCTGGGTGTCGTGGTGCAGTTTACGTGCGGTGCCGGTTCTTGGGCGTTCGTCATCGTCCCCGGCTCGCCCACGTCGACAGTCAGTGGGCGGTACAGCCCTTCGTTGTAGGGAGGGTCGAGCTGCATGAACATCATGAAGCCAAGGTATACTCCGCTCATGGAGTTGGCTTCGTACGAGTTGATGTAGTACGGGACCTGTTCGGGAGATTCGAGTTCGATGTGTGCCTCGTCGCCCTCGATGGTGACGTGTGCAGTGATATCTATCTCTCCGAGGCCGTGACCGGAGTCTTCGAGTGGTGACGTCCCGGTGTACGTCCCGTCCGGGATGGACTCGATTTCCTCGCGCATCTGCTCTTCTGCCCGGTCGAGTAGCCGGTCGAAACAGGTGTTGACGGTGTCGATACCGTAGCGTTCGACGAGTCGTTTCAGGTGGCGTTCACCGATTTGAACCGCACCGTGTTGCGCGTTCAAATCGCCTTTCCAATCTTCTTCAGATCGCACGTTGGCGAGCAACAGGTCTCGAACGTCCTCACGCAGCTCACCAGCGTCCCACAGTTTAATCGGCGGAATTCGAAGTCCTTCGGCGTATATCTCGGTCGCTTCGGGGTTGTAGCCACTGGGAACTGGCCCACCGATGTCGGTTACGTGTCCCTTCGAGACGGTCCAGTACTGGAGTTCGTCGTCGACGAAGACCGGTTTGTACATACAACAATCGAGGATGTGACTCCCGCTGTGTGCGGGGTCGTTGTGATACATCACGTCCCCGGGTTGGACGTCGTCTGCGAACCGCTCGATTATGGCCTTGGTCGCGGGCATGAGGCTCCCGAGGTGGATGGGAATGTCTTGGCCCTGAATGAGCATCTGCCCTTTTGCATCGAACAGCGCGTTCGAATAGTCCCGGGCGATGTTGAGAACACTCGACCGTGCTGTGTTCATCATCGTGGTCGTCATCTCGCGTTGCGCTGTCTCCAGTGCACCCTGGACGACCGACAGGGTAATCGGATCGATTTCGCGGGTCATCATTGAGAATGACACGCACACCAATATTATAACTAGCGGCCCGTGAGGGGCGAAAATGTGGCGTCTCAGTCGTCGGCCGTCGGCGACTCGTCACTGAACTGGAAGTGGTCTGGGTAGCCTCGCTGGAGTTTCGACTCGGGGCGCTTGTACGTCATCACTGAACTCGTAGACTTGCCGAGTGTGACGAGCGACTCTGCGAGAACGGCGGCTGCACCCACACTGTCGATGACAGGGACTGGCAGTTCTGCTTCGAGTGCCTCGTCGAGGCCACCCATGCCCGCACACCCGAGACAGATAACCTCAGCACCGTCTTCCTCGATGGCTTCCCAGCTAACCTCAAGAAGCCCTTCGATCGTCGCCTCCCGTGCCGTCTCCGTCTCGATGACGGTTAGGTCAGTACACCGAACTGACGCACAGTTGGATTCCATCCCCGTCTTTTTGACCGCGGCTTCGATGAAGTCACGCGCACGTGGAAGAATCGTCGCAACTGAGAACTTCGCACCGAGCATATTCGCCATGTACATCGACGCTTCGGCGATGCCAACGACCGGTTTGTCCGTCACTTCTCGACACGCTTCGATACCCGGGTCGCCCCAGCACGCGACGATGAACGCGTCGATATCGTCCTCGGCTGTGAGAATCTCTTCGAGCAATCCAGGGACTGCGAGGTAGTCGTCGTAGTAGGACTCGATACTCACTGGGCCACGTTCTGGTGACACGGCGATGATTTCGGTCGTATCTTGGGTGTACCTGTCTGCGACACGCCCGATGTTCTCTG is a window encoding:
- the capB gene encoding caprolactamase subunit beta, translating into MMTREIDPITLSVVQGALETAQREMTTTMMNTARSSVLNIARDYSNALFDAKGQMLIQGQDIPIHLGSLMPATKAIIERFADDVQPGDVMYHNDPAHSGSHILDCCMYKPVFVDDELQYWTVSKGHVTDIGGPVPSGYNPEATEIYAEGLRIPPIKLWDAGELREDVRDLLLANVRSEEDWKGDLNAQHGAVQIGERHLKRLVERYGIDTVNTCFDRLLDRAEEQMREEIESIPDGTYTGTSPLEDSGHGLGEIDITAHVTIEGDEAHIELESPEQVPYYINSYEANSMSGVYLGFMMFMQLDPPYNEGLYRPLTVDVGEPGTMTNAQEPAPHVNCTTTPSETITDAVRTALEAAVPERAVASWGHTSGVNVAGTKPETGKAYTTMVLASIISGAGAAHNMDGWHSRGPLCCFGALSSGDVEIMEHMYPFILHRYSLRPDSGGAGRQRGGCGTVWEVEPRGHEMQIIMWGEGRKNGTPNALGAYNSLERPKLGFVEHEHEDGSIEEYRENTIFGVKPGERCRNYNPGGGGVGDPLTRPVENVVEDVKNGIVTQVGAYEEYGVVMHDDGTLDEEETEKVRQARNAGSETATAGGDA
- the capA gene encoding caprolactamase subunit alpha; the protein is MYRLGIDSGGTFTDFVLSGEDTLNVYKTPSTPSDPSQAVRDGLELVADDLDTDIAGLLSSIDIIIHGTTVATNAIIEHTGAKTGLICTAGHEDSLEIRLGHKEDGHRYDMEYPMAEMLVPRYLRMPVRGRILSDGSEYEPLHEDDVYKAIERFKHEGVEAVAVSLVWSFANPEHERRVVEIIEEELPDVYTSVSSTVLPQVREYTRTSTTVVNAYVKPTLDNYVEQVDEYLHEHGFDGQIRYIQANGGIGSSESLRARPAYAINSGPAGGPAAGLHLGRQFGSEDVITIDMGGTSFDVSLTRDGSTEIRKDFDLMRYRMGLPMLQVETIGAGGGSIAQLDRGVLKVGPESAGADPGPACYDRGGTRPTTTDALVVLGYLNQTELLGGRMAIDADASWRAVAEHIADESNLDTETAAAGILEIVNKTMVDGIRQVSIEKGHDPRDFTMVCGGGAGPAHATGLADELGIGRVLVPKTASVLCAYGEVVSDYKHNTLASYPSAITDVDPEDLEAVFASLEAEGVEQLRTEGISDEDISLKRVFEMRYQNQIKECEVEMPATEITDEWLSELREAFDRRHEELYTYAEPETAVDLINIESVAYGKVTPPDVEGVLSADNELSDAKSGTRDAYFERAGGFVETTVYDGSLVPSGAEIDGPAIIEEDTTTIVVNPGWHARLDEVGVYELTTGN
- a CDS encoding substrate-binding domain-containing protein, which produces MSRGISRRNFMLGLGATSGTMALAGCTGGGENGGGSGGGNGNGGGGGGGDSTTTSGDSGGAAGERPMRWMGPAWAVRDGQKEKFTEMTGIPIEVTTADIPTTQQKLLSGDRATFDAFSIDSSGAGAITKDNNASLTVPKDALDKWDEEKITELFTNPGERVSYLGAQTDTILDELWADDGKTELLFPPHVYNFDAIGLNPKLVDESAVSTWSALFDPQYEGKVAMGATSAITIPEALMHMLDNDMIEGNVGDLNDPTTDQLDAAVDFLIKEKERGQFRSTWVAYGNSVNLMASEEAVLGDIWQPACLDVRRAGTPCTYATMSAGVQGYRYWYGGIAPLNPGATDRNNVDMVHTLINDVHYGAWFPGYIQGWGYSVPHFPNKELVRDGSDDSGQGMGPEYYDWAYEGKATYQAVDEPGLFDPQQYEWSMEEGDPSSDGQVRNSGPVEERIDRIGFFQIWPSNADYMLERWKDFTSA
- a CDS encoding ABC transporter permease; its protein translation is MSDSYRPTASSEQAEQQPEAEKGILERLKGVRLGEVQVLVGPTILWFFLFLIAPLLVILYYSFLTYSSFNVEFTLTLDAWEAVFQPTIYDVFIRSLLIGVAVTVVTLIFGYPLAYYLRFYTSQNGGILLLLFLVIPFWTSAVIRTIGWYPILGRTGVVNKLLIQWGLVDAPIGALLFSPFSQIVGYLGAYIVFMAAPIFISLSQIDEDLLDASETLRGDPIDTFRYVTLPLSLPGVVIGVIFVFVLSIGDFTIPQFLSGGKGTITTLIYLSVNTGLNYPDAAALSIALLVIIFTVVYVLTRFVDISKIAQS
- a CDS encoding aspartate/glutamate racemase family protein, yielding MKIKAINPNTTLEMTENIGRVADRYTQDTTEIIAVSPERGPVSIESYYDDYLAVPGLLEEILTAEDDIDAFIVACWGDPGIEACREVTDKPVVGIAEASMYMANMLGAKFSVATILPRARDFIEAAVKKTGMESNCASVRCTDLTVIETETAREATIEGLLEVSWEAIEEDGAEVICLGCAGMGGLDEALEAELPVPVIDSVGAAAVLAESLVTLGKSTSSVMTYKRPESKLQRGYPDHFQFSDESPTADD